GGATCCGCTCGTCGGGGAGCGAGGAGTGCTGCTTCCAGAAGGCGATCGCCTCGTCGTCGTCCTCGTACACGGTGACCCAGAGGTCGTCGGGCGAGAAGCCGAGCCCACCGTCCGGCTCGGGCGTCGTCAGGAACTGCCAGGCGTACTCGATCGCCTGCTCCTTGAAGTAGTCGCCGAACGAGAAGTTGCCGTTCATCTGGAAGAACGTGCCGTGCCGCGGGGTCTTGCCGACCTCTTCGATGTCGTTCGTGCGGATGCACTTCTGGACACTCGTGGCGCGGGGGTACGGAGCGGGGACGAGCCCGGTCAGGTACGGGATGAACGGCACCATGCCGGCGACCGTGAACAGGAGCGAGGGGTCGTCCGAGACGAGCGAGGCGGACGGGACGACGGTGTGGCCGCGGTCACCGAAGAACTGGAGCCAACGGCGGCGGATCTCTGCGGTCTGCATGGTGCTTCCTGGTTTCAGGTCGTGTGCGTGGGAGGGGTCGTCGGTCAGACGTCGGTGCGGAGCTCGGCCTCGCGAGAGCGGTAGCCCTCGGCGACGGCACCGCGGAAGGCTTCCGCGCGAGCGTTCACGTCGGCGAAGAACCGCGCGCCACCGGGGGTGTTCGCGACCTTGTGCGCGACGGCGAACCCGATGACGACGCCGACGGCGACGAAGAACAGCTGCTTCACGGTGCCTCTCCCTCTTGTGCACGCGAGCGGTGCGTGCCCAGACGATCTTACCGACGACACCGGCCACCGACGCCGAACGGCGGGCCGCCCTCGTGAGAGGACGACCCGCCGTTCGGGTGTGATCAGTGGATCAGCGAGCTGCGTAGTACTCGACGACGAGCTGCACTTCACAGGTCACGGGGACCTCGGCGCGCTTCGGACGACGGACCAGGCGGGCCTGGAGCTTGTCGATCTCGACCTCGAGGTAGCCCGGGACCTTCGGCAGGACTTCCTGGTGCCCACCGGCGGCGGCGACCTGGAAGGGCTCGAGGGACTCGGAGCGCTGCTTCACGTGGATGAGCTGCCCCTCCTTCACGCGGAAGGACGGACGGTCGACGAGCTTGCCGTCGACCAGGATGTGACGGTGCACGATCAGCTGACGGGCCTGCGCGGTGGTGCGGGCGAAGCCGGCACGGAGCACGAGGGCGTCGAGGCGCTGCTCGAGGAGCTCGACCAGGTTCTCACCGGTCAGGCCCTTCGTCTTGCGGGCCTCTTCGAAGACGATGCGGAGCTGCTTCTCGCGGATGCCGTACTGGGCGCGCAGACGCTGCTTCTCACGGAGGCGGACGGCGTAGTCGCTGTCCGCACGACGGCGGGTGCGGCCGTGCTCACCGGGGCCGTAGGGGCGCTTCTCGAGGTAACGGGCCGCCTTCGGCGTCAGCGGGATGCCGAGCGCGCGCGAGAGGCGGGTCTTGCTGCGGGTACGTGACTTGGTAGACACAGGGTCCTTTTCTCTGTCTGAACTGAATGACTCGAGGGGATCCGTCCGACCGTGGGCAACGAGACACACGGAAGGGATCGGTCCCGACGACGGGATCCAGAGGGATGAGCCTGTGGGATCGGACGGCTACAGCCCGAACCTCTGCCCCCGTACCACCGGAGTGGCACTCTGTCCTCGACGCAGCCGTGCTCGAGGACCAGGACGTAGGCCCGGCAATGCTAGCAGGAACTCGGGGCGGCCACTACTCGCCGCGGGTGATCTTCCGGAGGCGCTCGAGTCGCGGCCCGACCTCGCGCTCGAAGCCGTTCGCCGTCGGGGTGTAGTACTCGGTGCCCTCGAGCGCGTCGGGCAGGTACTGCTGCTCGGCGACACCGTGCTCGGCGTCGTGCGAGTAGACGTAGCCCTTGCCGTGGCCGAGCCGCTTCGCGCCGGGGTAGTGGGCGTCGCGGAGGTGCATCGGCACGACCCCGAGCCGCCCGGCCTTGACGTCGGCGATCGCGGCGTTCACCCCGTTGTAGGCGGCGTTCGACTTCGGCGCGGTCGCCAGGTAGACGACCGCCTCGGCCAGGGGGATCCGGCCCTCGGGCATGCCGATGAGCTGGACGGCCTGTGCGGCCGCGACCGCGATGGGCAGGGCCTGGGGGTCGGCCATGCCGATGTCCTCGGACGCCGAGATGATGATGCGACGGGCGATGAACCGCGGGTCCTCCCCCGCCTCGATCATGCGCGCCAGGTAGTGGAGTGCGGCGTCGACGTCGCTCCCCCGGACCGACTTGATGAACGCGCTGATGACGTCGTAGTGCTCGTCGCCCTGGCGGTCGTAGCGGAGCAGTGCCCGGTCGACCGCTGCGGCGACGGTGTCGGCGTCGACGACCGGGACCGTGTCGACGCCGTCGAGGGTCTCGTCCGCGTCGTCGTCCGCCTGCGCTGCGACGGCCGAGGACGCCGCGGCCTCGAGCGCGGTGAGTGCCCGACGGGCGTCGCCGGAGGACAGCCGCACGATGGCGCTGCGGGCCTCGTCGCCGAGGACGACCGATCCGCCGAGTCCCCGCGGGTCCTCGACCGCACGGTCGACGAGCATGCCGAGGTCCTCGTCGGTGAGGGGCTTGAGCGTGAGCAGCAGGGAGCGGGACAGCAGCGGCGAGATGACCGAGAACGACGGGTTCTCGGTCGTCGCCGCGATGAGGATGACCCAACCGTTCTCGACGCCGGGCAGCAGGGCGTCCTG
The sequence above is a segment of the Curtobacterium sp. BH-2-1-1 genome. Coding sequences within it:
- the rpsD gene encoding 30S ribosomal protein S4, which translates into the protein MSTKSRTRSKTRLSRALGIPLTPKAARYLEKRPYGPGEHGRTRRRADSDYAVRLREKQRLRAQYGIREKQLRIVFEEARKTKGLTGENLVELLEQRLDALVLRAGFARTTAQARQLIVHRHILVDGKLVDRPSFRVKEGQLIHVKQRSESLEPFQVAAAGGHQEVLPKVPGYLEVEIDKLQARLVRRPKRAEVPVTCEVQLVVEYYAAR
- a CDS encoding replication-associated recombination protein A, which produces MRAPTTGGRAGLAQGSVPLAVRMRPTSLDEVAGQQHLLGRGSPLVQLATGTRENPGGVSVILWGPPGTGKTTLAQAIARQSGREFVELSAVTAGVKDVREVMEKALTHRDLYGSTTVLFLDEIHRFSKAQQDALLPGVENGWVILIAATTENPSFSVISPLLSRSLLLTLKPLTDEDLGMLVDRAVEDPRGLGGSVVLGDEARSAIVRLSSGDARRALTALEAAASSAVAAQADDDADETLDGVDTVPVVDADTVAAAVDRALLRYDRQGDEHYDVISAFIKSVRGSDVDAALHYLARMIEAGEDPRFIARRIIISASEDIGMADPQALPIAVAAAQAVQLIGMPEGRIPLAEAVVYLATAPKSNAAYNGVNAAIADVKAGRLGVVPMHLRDAHYPGAKRLGHGKGYVYSHDAEHGVAEQQYLPDALEGTEYYTPTANGFEREVGPRLERLRKITRGE